The genomic region CCGGGCGACCACGTTGGCCCGGCCCGGCGCGGACTCGTGGATCTCCGCGGTGACGCCCACCTCGGCGAGCTTCTCCGCCACGTACTCGGCCGCGCGGCGCTCCCCGGCGCTGGTGTCGTTGTCGCCGGTGTTGGTGGTGTCGATCCGCAGCAGGTCACGGCACAGGTCGACGACCTCGTCGGTGGGGTCGGGTCGGGCGGAGGTGGCGTCGCTCGTCATCGCTTCTTCATACCAGTCGCGCAGCCCGGCGACGTCACCCCGGGCGGGTCGCGGTTTCGGGGGGCGCCGCCGGGGGTACCGCCGCCCGCGACCGCACGTCCCGTGCCGCACCCCCGCCGACCGAGGAGGGCACCATGACCGTCCCCCTGCCGCCGTTGCCGCCCGCGCCAGACGAGGGCTACCGGCCCGGCGGGCGCAGCATCGCCGACATCGTCGAGCAGGAGCACCGCCAACTGCTGGAGCTGGTCGGGCAGCTCACCGGCCCGGAGGCGATCCCGGAGCAGGGGTTGCCGGTGCTGACCGCCGCGCTGTCCCGGCACCTCTCCGCCGAGGAGCAGTACCTGCTGCCGGCCGTTCGGGCGGCGCTGCCCGAGACGGCCGAGCGGGTCGACCACGAGATCGACGCGGACGCCGGTCTGCTGACCGCGTTGCGGGCGCTCGCCGAGGACGGACTGGGCGAGGTCGCCGAGCGGGTGCGCCGGCACGTCGAGGGGGTGGACACGCTGGTCGCGGCGCTGCGGGGGGTGGCCACGGAGGAGGAGCTGATCCGGCTCGGCAACCGGCTGGAGATCGCTGAGGAAGCTGCGCCGACCCGGCCGCACCCGGCCACCCCGGCCACCCCGCCCTGGAACCGGATCGTCGAGCCGGCGGTGGGCGTGGTGGACAAGGTGCGCGACGTGGTGACCGGTCGGCCCACCTACCTGGCGGACCTGCCGGAGCCGCCACGCGGCTGAGGTCGACGCGGAGCCCGCCGGGTGTCGGCTGGTCCACGGCGACGGTCATCCATCATCACCGATCCGTCCGGGCCCTTCCGCAGCCCGGGGTGTGGTCCTACCGTCACCCTATGAATCTGGAGCTGCGACACCTGCGGGTGGTGTGCGCGATCGCCGAGACGGGGAGCGTCACCAAGGCGGCCTCGACTCTCGGCCTGGCCCAGCCGGCCCTCACCGCCCAGCTCCAGCGCATCGAGCGGACGCTCGGCGGCCCGCTGTTCGAGCGGGACCGCCGGGGCGCCCGGCCGACCGCGCTCGGTGAGCTGGTGCTCGCCCGGGCGCGGGTGCTGCTGCCGGCGATGAAGGGCCTGCAGGACGAGGCCGCCCGGCTGGCCGGTGCCGGCGACGCGCCCCGGAGGTTCCGGTTCGGCGGCGTGAACAGTCCCATCCTCGGCCGGCTGGTGCACCGGCTCGCCGCCGAGCAGCCGCAGGCGCAGATCACCACGTACGCCTCCTGGTCAGTGGACGAGCTGGCGCAGCTGGTCGTCGGCGGCCGGCTGGACTTCGTGGTGACGGGTGTCTGCGGCGACTCGAGCCCGTCGGCCGAGTTCGGGCTCAGCTGGCGGGAGGTGGCGGTCGACCCGGTTCTGGTGCTGCTGCCGGAGACCCACCCGTTGGCCGGCCGCGAGGAGGTCCGCCTGGTCGACCTGCGCCACGAGCAGTGGGTGGCGGCGCCCGGCGACGGCTGCTTCGGCGACTGTTTCGCCGCCGCCTGCGCCCGCGCCGGCTTCACCCCTCGAAAGCTGTACGAGACCGACGTGCGCGGCTGCATGGACCTGGTGGACGCCGGCGAGGCGGTCGCCCTGTGCCAGGCCACCTTCCGTCCGGTGGCGGGGCTGGTCACCCGCCGGCTGGCCGGCGTGCCGCTGCGCTGGCGGTTGATGTTCGGCTGGCACCCCGACTCCCCCGCCGCCCGGGTGGCCGAGCTGGTGCTGGAGACGGCGAAGGCGGCGTACACCGACTCGCTGGCCCCGCACCCCAGCTACCTGGCCTGGCTGACCCGCAACCCGGCCTTCGGCGTCCGACGCTCTACGGAGGCCGGCCCGGTCGCCGGGGCCGGCGGGGTGCGAACCGCGTAGCGCCGGGTATCACGGGCCCATGACCGACCTGAATCCCGCCGCCGACGACCGCGAACTGCTGCGCCGGGCGGCCGCGGCACACACCGCCGCCACCCAGGACGTGGAGGCCTTCCTCCGCCGGCTGCCCGAGGTCCCCGGCGCGGCGGAGATCACCGAGTACGCCAGCCTCATGACCCGGGAGCAGCAGATGCGCGCCGACCGGGCGGCGGCCGCGGACGCCGCCGGCCTGACCATCGGCAGCCTGGAGTCCGACCAGGGCCAGTGACACCCACCAACTGTTGATCATGAAGTTGTTGTCACGACACGCCGAGGCGGGTGACAACAACTTCATGATCACCGCGGGCCGGCCCGGGCCACCCCGGGCCGGGCTGGGGTGGTCAGCGTTCGATGAGGATGTCGTGACCGAGGTCGAGCAGGGAGTGCCGCCACTCGTCGTCGGCGTTGCCGCGCGGCGGCCGGGCGTCCACCAGGGACTGGATCCGGTCGATCGCGTCCCGCATCACCTCGATGTCCTCCGGGGTGAGGTCGACCTTCCGCTTCGTCAGCACCTGGAGGATCTGCCGGCCCGGCTCGGGCAGGCCCAGGTCCGGGTCCGGACCGAACGCCTCCTCGCCGGAGCCCCGCGTCAGCAGCCACCGGCGCAGCTGTTCGGACGGGACGTTGACCTGGGCGTGGAAGTCATCCCAGAGCACCTCCACCTCGGGTTCGAGCCGCTGCTCTCGTACCATCAGCCCTCCTCTGCGGGTGGCGGCCCGGACGCCTCCGGGTCCCCCTCGTCCTTCTTCCGGCCTCGGCCCTCCGCCGGCATCCGCACCCGCGCCGGGTTCGCCGTCGGGCGGGCCTGGATAGGTTCGGCGCGCTCGCTGTCCTCCGACTCCGCCGGCTCGTGGGACTCCTCCGGCTCGGGCGTCTCGGGCCGGCTCATCGCGGATGCGAGGTCGCGGCGGCGGTGTAGCCGCGCTCGCCCGCGCCCACGTCGACGGTGAGCTCGCCGTCGCGCGCGTCGACCGTCACCCGCTGCCCGGGCGAGATCTGCGACTCCAGCAGCATCCGGGACAACCGGTTGTCCACCTCACGCTGGATCACCCGGCGCAGCGGACGGGCGCCGAACTCCGGCTGGTAGCCGTGCTCGGCCAGCCAGTCGATGCCCGCGGTGGTGAACTCCACCTCGATGTCCTGCGCG from Micromonospora sp. WMMD812 harbors:
- a CDS encoding hemerythrin domain-containing protein, which encodes MTVPLPPLPPAPDEGYRPGGRSIADIVEQEHRQLLELVGQLTGPEAIPEQGLPVLTAALSRHLSAEEQYLLPAVRAALPETAERVDHEIDADAGLLTALRALAEDGLGEVAERVRRHVEGVDTLVAALRGVATEEELIRLGNRLEIAEEAAPTRPHPATPATPPWNRIVEPAVGVVDKVRDVVTGRPTYLADLPEPPRG
- a CDS encoding LysR family transcriptional regulator is translated as MNLELRHLRVVCAIAETGSVTKAASTLGLAQPALTAQLQRIERTLGGPLFERDRRGARPTALGELVLARARVLLPAMKGLQDEAARLAGAGDAPRRFRFGGVNSPILGRLVHRLAAEQPQAQITTYASWSVDELAQLVVGGRLDFVVTGVCGDSSPSAEFGLSWREVAVDPVLVLLPETHPLAGREEVRLVDLRHEQWVAAPGDGCFGDCFAAACARAGFTPRKLYETDVRGCMDLVDAGEAVALCQATFRPVAGLVTRRLAGVPLRWRLMFGWHPDSPAARVAELVLETAKAAYTDSLAPHPSYLAWLTRNPAFGVRRSTEAGPVAGAGGVRTA
- a CDS encoding DUF3140 domain-containing protein; its protein translation is MVREQRLEPEVEVLWDDFHAQVNVPSEQLRRWLLTRGSGEEAFGPDPDLGLPEPGRQILQVLTKRKVDLTPEDIEVMRDAIDRIQSLVDARPPRGNADDEWRHSLLDLGHDILIER